The nucleotide sequence atatttaatataatctgacaattttattctactttaggataaaatagattatttatgaaataattataaatcctaTAAATTTGTCACAAATTAAGTTTATTtcgcgaaaaaataaaaatgttatatgtaTAGATGGTATGTACACATATgtacattatacattttaatacatGTTTAAGCATAATTGCatgaatatgtttatttattatgtaattgttTAAGTGTACATATTTtctaaacataattattttcattaatttgtttaaaaacagataaaaagcactgaattatagaatttttttcatgtaatatttctatatttttttattaaatacatagcaatttttttaaatcaaatacaatttttaaattacagaagttaaaataaattaattcatatgaagaaaaaatataaaaaatggcCTATACCGTTATATGTAAATGtaaggatataaaattttaatttttttatattttaataataaaatcttatatcatGTCTGtacctaaaaaaattttacaattatattatattgtgaaTGATAAAATCTTAACTTAATATTACTGATAACATTGATGTGTATAaagcttttatattatttcaatatgcgATCAACAACTGTAAAAGTGAACaacttggaaattaaaaaataagatttttttatatttttcgatgtatttttgattttattgcatttttcccaaaaatatttttagaaataaatcattttaaaatcatgttaaaataataatctaaaataaattatataattaattatattacataattataaaagatatttttatatgttatctaGGAAAGACTTTAACacaaaaatttagttttaaataacatatttattcacACAAAAGTAATTTGCTGTAACATATAAATTGTCAACAAATctatattagattaaatctTACatcaatatgaaatatattttatataagagagAACACtatatacattacattacacgcgcgcgcgcgcacacacacacacacacatatgcaTAAATAAccataattacaaaataaacgtatatattttgagtaatatatagatttattatttgcaaacaatttttttcaaaataacaacaataattataagtttaactttattaattatatatattctaaaacttTAAAGTagttaaaatagtttttttgttaaaatagtgaaaaaaatcattttctaattttcgtattgattaattaaaatatgacatGAAATAATATCACTAATACCACTTCTCATGTGTTTgcataatatacttttataacaatatatatatatatatatatatatatatgtacattaaatatacatcAATGTCATAACTTTCTTTAAACTTATCACACACATTCACTTTGTAACAAATGATACTTTTTAAGTTAATCTTGTTTGAAATTCTAAGATAATTATACcaagattttaattctatttgttttctttctatgataaattttatatatcttttttaaaagtatttataacaTTGATACTttgagtaaaattttaatagcggtaattcgatactttttatttttgatattttaatattgattttattaatttttataattgtaagtaAGCAgctaacaatattttaaaatatatttttaaattaaaagaggataagaatataaagttatttcgAAACATGtagatttttatgtaattttttatttgtacgttattaaatattcgatgatttttaaattatgtcatTATATcacgtaatttttatttgtttgtaatatctgcataaaatattatttatctgaaaacaaaaacaacttttgtgataaaatatttattatatatttttattttatcttaaatactCACATATATTTGTCTGAGCAAAACACATTTACAGATTATTTCCTGTGagtttataatcataaattaaagtatcaattttgcaatattgcaatacaaaattgttgaatatcattatttgtaATGCCTCTAATTGCTTCTTGGatggataaataattcattttatttgcaaagatGGACAATTTCTAATCAAGTTGTTTATGAATGTTCTGGACAACGCGTATGTTGAATACGTGGAACATTTTTTATAGGATTTGTTGTTTCACAAACATGTACAACTATGCCAGGTTGTCCTGAACCGCCAGGATGTAATTCATGACTACctcctataaaaattaaaattatttatgtagttgatatacatatataaatatacataaagaagaagcatatattaaattattcaaataataaaacctGCAGATAAATTTGCTATAGCCGCTAATAAGTCATGATTGACTAAAGGTTCATTTTCCTCTCTAGGCTCCCATCCAATAGGTGGTGAAGCAGGTGGTGAAATTAGGAACTGTTTAGTAAGTGCTGGTGGTTGAAGATGTTGATCTTCtacatctataaaatatattatttttataatctattaaattgcttttataatatataaatcattaatatacaaaCCAATTGGGGTAACAGGTTGTGCAAAATAACAATTGATATTAGTTTCACCAAAATGAGTTTGGTGCAATTGTATCCTAGCATTTGCTGCTGCATTTGGAGAACTATAATTTACTCTCATTCTTCTAAAGGatctaaaatattgaaatgtagCATCTTTCCCAAATTGCTTGAAAAGATCCTGTATTTCatgctataaatataaaacaaatatttatcaaaatacttatgtatgtttattatattgaattttattataaatttttattacctttAATTCATCACTTTTAAAAACTCTGGGATCTACATTAGTTACAATGACTGATGTTGGTAAATCTTCATCACGTACTAAATCTTCAATAGATCTTGTATCAgaacgatttttttctatgtcaaattctaattctaattgttGATAATTAGGATGTAAATTTGGTAATCCATCaacttcatttattattatattttctgattCTTCTAGTTCTTCATCTTCCACTACATCAGAACCATGTTTCTTCTCCATATTTATTTGATgctatatacaaaaaatattacacattaatatgtatattaaattaatatttttaatataaaaattaacttgaaaatatcaattgaaaaaatatgaataatttaaataatttattttttgtaaatattttagttgaaaattttattatgaattatatgattttatacatcaaattataatataaattaaatatatatcatttttttttataattatttccatattgattaattattcttaacttattaataaaatttattaataaaattaataaaatagttatctctcaaataaaagtttataatattaataaaactcatgatatgatatattttttcaaatattaaacttcttttattcaatcaccgtgaattaaaaacaatgagaatgtatatattttgaaattgtatattttttatgaattataaatttatttgtaatttatattactattaacaacaaattattatatcaacatAATGTCTAAAAGACAAAGTAATTAATCAATTGACAGAATAGATAATACTTACTTGTTTTCTTTGATTAAATCAAATGTATGTCTCCTTAATATTTATCTCCTTAATAGAGtgagaataaattgtttatttattagtttatttattttttttttatttcatttagatataaaaatctttcattgTATTAATGttgttattaatcatttatacaaCTTTCGATATGTTACATATTGTATtcgttactttattattatcgtaatgtaatcttttataatcgtAGACTAAGAACTAAACTAGAAAGATAAGCAAATTAATAGAgataaacttttttcaataaaatcacttattattcttgtattatttattatgcgcaataaataaaaacgaataaaaatctatattatttaaaatatttgcttttttaaattatgaaatttaaaaacagtATTTGTTTTCAcccgtataaaaatatttgaaaattcgtcTTATATCAATCTTCTTATCGAGTTACCTttctatatacttatataaaatatataagtatttatgcatgcatatatgcattatatatacatactatgTATTTGTACTTATGTATATCATATAGTCGTAAATAACAGTGAGCAACAAATAACAATGTCGACGATGGAAGGTTCACTTAGCAAATGGACAAATGTTGTAAATGGATGGCAATACCGCTGGTTTGTTTTAGACGATAATGCTGgtcttttatcatattatacagtaagaatttttgaatattataatttttgttcttgAATATTcacttttgttaattaataggttacattctattttcttttaaaatatttatgtgatatttaatttaaaattataatttaatataaattattatatttatcaaatttttttagacttatttatcaattatttataaaagattatttgtagttttttaaatatcttatatatttgccATTGTCATTTCTAAATATCTTGTTCTCATTATacttaacaaaatattcaattcaatcaaatcaacattaaatgataaaaataaatcaaatttaaaaaaattattattaatatagatattttttgtattatactcattataattcaattatcaataattcatattttataaaaaaatttaattattaatattttcattatattgttttaaaaaatataaatattttaattataaatattaataatgcttactccaaaatttctattatatttcgaatatgctaatttctttattattttttaattttagatgtatgattatttttttattttagagtaaagaaaaaatgatgagAGGAGCCCGTAGAGGATGTGTACGTTTAAGAGGTGCTATTATAGGTATTGATGATGAAGATGATAGCACATTTACAATTACTACATCATCATATAAAGATGATCcaaaaacatttcattttcaaacaaGAAATGCGGAAGAACGTGAACGTTGGATTCGTGCATTAGAAGATACTATATTACGTCATTCACATGctgtatgattatttaaatattataaataataagaataaatatattttaatgcttaaacaaaatttatattatttcagagATGGGATCCTAAAAAATCACCACCAAAACAAGATTTTGATCGCAAAGTAGCTGAAGCAGATGCTTATCTTCAATTGTTaattgatcaaataaaattaattgaaacaagGCAAAGATCTGTTGCTgtagaagatgaagaaaagcaacaaaaatattcagCAATTTTAACTCAAGCCAATGCAATGCTTAATTCTGTTAAACATACAATTGTTCAGTTACAAATTGCaaaggtaaatatttataatgaaacatatttatgttttaatatttaaaatttatatacctaatataattagttataacaagtataatatttttgtatttttagaaTACAGCTATACCTGTAAATGGAATATATAGAGGACCCACTGATTCAATACATGTTTCATCTTCTTTATCTCATGGTAtgtacttaaatatatttataaaatatgttagttttttgaattgaattaaaaatatataatacaattaaaaatatataatatattatattaatataataaattatagttgCTGTCAGAGAACCAGAAGCAACTGTACAGACTGGCATTGAATTAGGTTCTGAATGTGTAGAACTAAGATTACCTACATTGCCAAATggtaatttgttttcttttatttatactaaattaagaaaaaatattaaattattaaattacaaaattaatatttttattttataaagaatagaatcataaattgaataaataaattaaaattaagatgtatattttttattgatttttatttgtaaagcTGTTGTGGATAGAGATCTTCCTGTACCTCAATTCTCTTATTCATCTTCGGATGAAGACGAAGATTATTATGATGCAGCAGATGAAATATCACCTCCTTCTGTAATACAAAATCATATCAGTatgtaagtatttattttttatagaatttttaaatttttaacccaTTAACGCccattttaaatttgcaattattataataatatttgttataaaattttattaaaataatcttaaaaaatatacttaaaaataactttattatgcgtttttaaaaactttttaaaaaaaaacgatatattttctcgaatacaatgttttttttataaacataatttgatttcattaGATAGATTGTGCAACTGCATTTGAAAGCAttctttaaacaattaatatcaattactgCATTAATCTGTAACgttgcattatttataataaaataaatgttcaatgtatttatcaataatgatttcaacaaaattgatttgaaattttatttaaaatttaaaatttttaaaaattatacatatataagtttatatttatataatatataatgtcttatatatatataatatatatatatatatatatatatatatatatattatataagttaaacttttaaatgttTACATTGTCAAAATAACAAGTGAAGAAACAATTCAAAATGCAACATCTTGAAATTTCCTCGGCAGATGACAGCACCAGTTAAAATATCGGATGTACTTCTTTGAGTACAGCGGGCGTTAATgggttaatataaaattaaagaaatgcattttgcaataattaaacgattcAGTAGAAGACGAGATAGTGAACGTTCGCAATCACACGTGGatgtattaaatgaaaatcggAAACAGCCTCCATTACCCCCTACGAAAGGTGATGGATCAGTTGATTATGATGGTAAGAATTAATTCATATGAAATGATGTTTTATTTTgtgtaataatcatatttaataaattaaaaatatatattaaattaaagttttaatgaacaaaaatatgatatatttatcggataatttaaataataagctaatttattatgataaaatattatcataattatgacaaaatatattattcttgggtttataatacaaataataatccattaatgcttattttacaaatctaaaattgttatgatatgtttaaatttggaattattacaaattttcattgaaaagatacacacaaatttaaaaataattgtattattttttattgttgaaaaaagttttaatttttataataatatagatgtATAAACTTTAGAATGAGAATTCTTCTTTGAGAATTATCTTCttcttaaaataactttttcattaaaaaaagtagattaagcgactataattaaaaatattctttaagtaattaatatcaatcgtttatagtttataatattggattattcataataaaataaataaatgaacatcTTTTATCagtaatgattttataataacaaaattttaaattatacttaaagtatatacatatatcaagaattaacttttgaatattatgcattatcaaagtaacaaaaataattcaaaacacAAAacactttaaaatttcaataaatgataatagcaattaaaatattgtatttctgTGAATAGACTTATACAtggattgatattataattaattattagtaattgaaattaaaaagaataaaaattattttttcattatttgtttaattttaattaacattattacttaaaaattattattataaaattttgttacagcTCTTTATGAAGAAGAAAGTGAAACAGAAAGtaagaaatcatttattattaataaaattataaattatctacataaaatgtaattcttatttttatattgctttTTAGTGGATTCTATGGAATCCCATGGATCTGTTGTAACTCACCTTTTATCTCAAGTAAAAATTGGTATGGATTTAACAAAAGTAGCATTACCTACATTTATCTTAGAACGCAGGTCACTTCTTGAAATGTATGCAGATTATTTTACTCATCCAGATCAGTTTGTaaggtatattttatataataaatatttagtaaaaattttttataaatttattaaacttttataataaatatattacaatattgtaCATTTTAGCATAGCAGATATGCCTACTCCTAAAGATAGGATGGTTCAAGTAGTTCGTTGGTATTTATGCAGTTTCCATGCAGGTCGTAAGTCAGGAGTGGCTAAAAAACCATATAATCCAATATTAGGTGAAATTTTTAGATGTTATTGGGACATTTCTAATGATACTATGGATAGTTCTAATGATACAAAACTAGTTGTTGGAGGTCCTGTACCTTGGTGCAAAGAAAATCAGCTTTCATTTATTGCTGAACAAGTATCTCATCATCCTCCTAGTAagttttgtttgtttattagaatctttatacattttttttataaaaaattaatataatttttattatagtaagTGCATTTTATGCTGAGCATTATGCAAAAAAGATTAGTTTTGGAGCACATGTATGGacaaaaagtaaatttcttGGATTAAGTATAGGAGTACACAATGTTGGAAAGGGTTGGGTGAATGTTTTACAACATGGAGAAGAATATGTATTAACTTTTCCAAATGGTTATGGTAGATCTATCCTTACCGTACCATGGATAGAATTAGGAGGAACTGCAACTATTCATTGTACACAAACTGGTTTTCATGCTACTGTAGAATTTTTGACAAAACCTTTCTATGGTGGTAAACGTAATCGTATTACATGTCAAATTACACAACCAGGAGATAAAAAACCATTTGTTGTTATAAATGGAGAATGGAGTGGTTCAATGGAAGCAAAATGGGCTGATggagtaaatataaaaaataattataaaaaatatcgatcttttattttatctcattttatttcataaatttaatttttgcagaGAACTGAAATATTTGCAGATGTTAAAGAACTTCATACTCAAAGAAAACTAGTGAAACCAATCTGTGAACAAGAAGAACATGAATCACGAAAAGTTTGGCGAGATGTAACTgttggattaaaaattaatgatatggAAAAAGCAACAGCAGCTAAGTGTACAATTGAACAAAAACAACGTGATGAAGCAcgtattagaaaagaaaataacattaattggCAAACTAAGGtacattcttctttttaaattatatatatatatattttttttttcttatcttaaataattacataagattttatttgtcAACAGTTATTCAAAGAAACCAAAGATGGTTGGGTTTATATACAACCTCTTGcagatagattatatttttgttccaATCAAATTGCTACAGCATAGACCTGCATTATGATTTGCtgcgattttaaatattgcacaGCACTAGAAATTTAAGGCCTAATACATATGATAAtacatatgattaatattcatcatttttaaatttaatgaccGTGTTATAGAGAAAAACAAAACTAAAAgggtattataaatttctctttaaaaatttttttttataagccTGATTAAGTACAatagcaaatattaaaatgctatacaatattaatatttcattaaaggtATGTAGATATTTTCATAGCaggcaaattattttttataatatattaaccaTCAACAgctattgaattaaaaaaaagatattcgcATAGTATTATACTATGTATTATATGTCAACATAAACATATAAGCTTatgtattgttaaaaaaatatatatagctataaaaataatattcctgaTGATGATTTACAGTTTCCgttaacaaaaattgaaaaacagtataatataatataaataagaaaatttaattaaattaatgataaagtaAATGCTATTTCTGATAGTACTTTtcatagtatattttttctagataTCATCAATGATTAAATCACATaaagacttttttttattccataataattatatatatatttgaataattaacttcaaatatttttaaataatcattttataatatataaaacttaattaataaatataaaaattgaataattgtatttataattgtaaaaataatatataatgtagatttttttttatatttatgtacataattgtttatttttaattttcattgaatataaattcatagcATTTACAtactgtaaatatttataaatatttttttatattttttttaattttattttattttttttaattaaccacagagtattaatattagaatatctca is from Apis mellifera strain DH4 linkage group LG2, Amel_HAv3.1, whole genome shotgun sequence and encodes:
- the LOC552620 gene encoding oxysterol-binding protein-related protein 9 isoform X3, producing MSTMEGSLSKWTNVVNGWQYRWFVLDDNAGLLSYYTSKEKMMRGARRGCVRLRGAIIGIDDEDDSTFTITTSSYKDDPKTFHFQTRNAEERERWIRALEDTILRHSHARWDPKKSPPKQDFDRKVAEADAYLQLLIDQIKLIETRQRSVAVEDEEKQQKYSAILTQANAMLNSVKHTIVQLQIAKNTAIPVNGIYRGPTDSIHVSSSLSHVAVREPEATVQTGIELGSECVELRLPTLPNVVDRDLPVPQFSYSSSDEDEDYYDAADEISPPSVIQNHISIRRRDSERSQSHVDVLNENRKQPPLPPTKGDGSVDYDALYEEESETEMDSMESHGSVVTHLLSQVKIGMDLTKVALPTFILERRSLLEMYADYFTHPDQFVSIADMPTPKDRMVQVVRWYLCSFHAGRKSGVAKKPYNPILGEIFRCYWDISNDTMDSSNDTKLVVGGPVPWCKENQLSFIAEQVSHHPPISAFYAEHYAKKISFGAHVWTKSKFLGLSIGVHNVGKGWVNVLQHGEEYVLTFPNGYGRSILTVPWIELGGTATIHCTQTGFHATVEFLTKPFYGGKRNRITCQITQPGDKKPFVVINGEWSGSMEAKWADGRTEIFADVKELHTQRKLVKPICEQEEHESRKVWRDVTVGLKINDMEKATAAKCTIEQKQRDEARIRKENNINWQTKLFKETKDGWVYIQPLADRLYFCSNQIATA
- the LOC552620 gene encoding oxysterol-binding protein-related protein 9 isoform X2, whose amino-acid sequence is MSTMEGSLSKWTNVVNGWQYRWFVLDDNAGLLSYYTSKEKMMRGARRGCVRLRGAIIGIDDEDDSTFTITTSSYKDDPKTFHFQTRNAEERERWIRALEDTILRHSHARWDPKKSPPKQDFDRKVAEADAYLQLLIDQIKLIETRQRSVAVEDEEKQQKYSAILTQANAMLNSVKHTIVQLQIAKNTAIPVNGIYRGPTDSIHVSSSLSHVAVREPEATVQTGIELGSECVELRLPTLPNAVVDRDLPVPQFSYSSSDEDEDYYDAADEISPPSVIQNHISIRRDSERSQSHVDVLNENRKQPPLPPTKGDGSVDYDALYEEESETEMDSMESHGSVVTHLLSQVKIGMDLTKVALPTFILERRSLLEMYADYFTHPDQFVSIADMPTPKDRMVQVVRWYLCSFHAGRKSGVAKKPYNPILGEIFRCYWDISNDTMDSSNDTKLVVGGPVPWCKENQLSFIAEQVSHHPPISAFYAEHYAKKISFGAHVWTKSKFLGLSIGVHNVGKGWVNVLQHGEEYVLTFPNGYGRSILTVPWIELGGTATIHCTQTGFHATVEFLTKPFYGGKRNRITCQITQPGDKKPFVVINGEWSGSMEAKWADGRTEIFADVKELHTQRKLVKPICEQEEHESRKVWRDVTVGLKINDMEKATAAKCTIEQKQRDEARIRKENNINWQTKLFKETKDGWVYIQPLADRLYFCSNQIATA
- the LOC552620 gene encoding oxysterol-binding protein-related protein 9 isoform X1; translated protein: MSTMEGSLSKWTNVVNGWQYRWFVLDDNAGLLSYYTSKEKMMRGARRGCVRLRGAIIGIDDEDDSTFTITTSSYKDDPKTFHFQTRNAEERERWIRALEDTILRHSHARWDPKKSPPKQDFDRKVAEADAYLQLLIDQIKLIETRQRSVAVEDEEKQQKYSAILTQANAMLNSVKHTIVQLQIAKNTAIPVNGIYRGPTDSIHVSSSLSHVAVREPEATVQTGIELGSECVELRLPTLPNAVVDRDLPVPQFSYSSSDEDEDYYDAADEISPPSVIQNHISIRRRDSERSQSHVDVLNENRKQPPLPPTKGDGSVDYDALYEEESETEMDSMESHGSVVTHLLSQVKIGMDLTKVALPTFILERRSLLEMYADYFTHPDQFVSIADMPTPKDRMVQVVRWYLCSFHAGRKSGVAKKPYNPILGEIFRCYWDISNDTMDSSNDTKLVVGGPVPWCKENQLSFIAEQVSHHPPISAFYAEHYAKKISFGAHVWTKSKFLGLSIGVHNVGKGWVNVLQHGEEYVLTFPNGYGRSILTVPWIELGGTATIHCTQTGFHATVEFLTKPFYGGKRNRITCQITQPGDKKPFVVINGEWSGSMEAKWADGRTEIFADVKELHTQRKLVKPICEQEEHESRKVWRDVTVGLKINDMEKATAAKCTIEQKQRDEARIRKENNINWQTKLFKETKDGWVYIQPLADRLYFCSNQIATA
- the LOC413142 gene encoding protein sarah; the encoded protein is MEKKHGSDVVEDEELEESENIIINEVDGLPNLHPNYQQLELEFDIEKNRSDTRSIEDLVRDEDLPTSVIVTNVDPRVFKSDELKHEIQDLFKQFGKDATFQYFRSFRRMRVNYSSPNAAANARIQLHQTHFGETNINCYFAQPVTPIDVEDQHLQPPALTKQFLISPPASPPIGWEPREENEPLVNHDLLAAIANLSAGGSHELHPGGSGQPGIVVHVCETTNPIKNVPRIQHTRCPEHS